The Armatimonadota bacterium genomic sequence GTAGGCATCGTCCTGCTGGGCCTGGCCCTGGCCGCCGCCGTCCCTGTGGCGGGGGTCTCCCAGCCCCGGGAGGTGACCTTCACCTACATCGAGCAGCAGATCGTCACCTCCATCGACCCCCAGGGCGCGGTGGACGAGAGCAGCCTGCACGCGGCCATCAACATGTACGACCCGCTGGTGTACCCCAACGTGGAGCAGGGGACCATGGCGCCCCGGCCTCACGTGGCCGAGTCCTGGACCGTATCCCCTGACGGCCGGCGGTACACCTTCCGCCTGCGCCGGGGCATCAAGTTCCACAGCGGGCGGGAGCTGACCGCCGAGGACGTGGCCTGGAGCATGGACCGGCTGCTGCGGATCAAGAAGGGCTTTTACTGGGTGTTCGCGCCGGTCCTGGAGCCGGGGTCCACCCGGGCCGTGGACCGCTACACGGTCCGTTTTGACCTCAAAGAACCCTACGCCCCGTTCCTGGGCGCCCTGGAGCTGTTCTTCATCATGGACAAGGACCTGATCATGGCCAACCTGCGCCCGGGGCCGTTCGGGGAGTTCGGCGACTACGGGGCGGCGTTGCTGGAGCGCCAGGACGCGGGCTCGGGTCCCTACCGCATGGAACGGTGGGACCGGGCCACCGAGCTGGTCCTGGCGGCGTTCCCCGACTACTGGCGGGGATGGAAGCCCGGGCAGGTCACCCGCGTGTCCTACAAGATCGTGGTGGAGGAGGCCACCGTCAAGACCCTGCTGCGGTCCGGGCAGGCGGACATGGTCAACCAGTGGCTGTCGCCGCCCAGCTTCGCGGAACTGAAGGGCACGCCCGGCATCGTGGTCAAGGAAGATCCCACCGTCCAGCTGTTCCACCTGCAGATGAACACCAAGAAACCGCCCCTGGACAACGTGAAGATCCGCCAGGCCATCTCCTACGCCTTTGACTACGACAAGGCCATCCAGCAGATCTTCCTGGGCGCCACCCGGGCCCGGGGGCCGGTGCCGGTGCGCACGCCGGGGTGGAACCCGGCGGTGCCGGTGTACACCCGCAACGTGGCCCGCGCGCGCCAGCTGCTGGCCGAGGCCGGGGTGCGGCCCGGCCAGCTCACCCTGGAGTACGTGTGGGTCACCTCGGTGCCCATGGAGCGCCTCATCGGCCTGCTGCTGCAGAGCAACCTGGAGGAGATCGGGATCAGGCTGGACATCGTGGGCGAGCTGTGGGCGCGGGTGGTCGAACGGGCCACCAAGGCCGAGACCACCCCGCACATCACCGCCATCTTTGACACCCTCAAGTACCCCCACGTGGACAGCCACACCTACGGCATGTACCACCCCAGCTGCTGGGGGACGTTCCGGTGCATGTCGTGGTACGAGAACCCGGAGGTGACCCGAGTCCTGGAGGCGGCCCGCCGGGCGGTGGACTCCGCCCAGCAGACGCGGATGTACCAGGAAGCCCAGGTGCTGATCGTGCGGGATGCGCCCAGCATCTACGTGGCCAACCCGCTGCACCGCATCGCCTTCCGGGACTACGTGAAGGGCTACCGCTACGTAGGGCTGCTGGGCTTTGACGTGAACTTCTGGGACTTCACCATCGCCCGCTAGACCGATCGGGCCTGTCGGAGTGGCCGGAGGGGTCGCGAGGGCCCCTCCGGCCAGCCGCCCATGAGCTTCCGCGCGTACCTGCTCCGCCGCACCCTGCACCTGATGCCGGTCCTGCTCGGCCTGTCGGTGCTCATCTTTGTCATCTCCCGGGTCATCCCCGGCGACCCGGTGCGATTGGCCCTGGGGCTGGAAGCCACCGACGAGCAGGTGGCCCAGCTGCGCCGGCAGCTGGGGCTGGACCGGCCGCTGGCGGTCCAGTACCTCTCGTACGTGGCCGGCGTCCTGCGGGGCGACTTCGGCTACTCCCTGCGCACCCACCGCAGCGTCACCCGGGACATCCTGGAGGCGCTGCCGGCCACGGTGGAGCTCACCACGGTGGCGATGCTGCTGGCGGTGGCGGTGGGCATCCCCCTGGGGGTGCTGGCGGCGGTACGCAAGGACCAGGCCCCCGACCACATCAGCCGGATCCTGGCCCTGGTGGGGGTGGCACTGCCGCGCTTCTGGCTGGCCATCCTGCTGCAACTGCTGCTGGCCTATCACCTGCGGTGGCTGCCCACCATCGGCCGCGGCCCGGCGCCGCCACTGCAGGTGACGGGCCTGTACCTGGTGGACAGCCTGCTGGCCGGACGCCTGGACGCCTTCTGGACGTCCCTGCGCCACCTGGCCATGCCGGCCCTGGCCCTGTCGGTGGGTACCCTGGCCCAGGTTATGCGTCTGATCCGGGCCGGCATGATCGAGGAGATGCGCCGGGACTACGCGCTGGCCGCCCGCTCCTACGGTCTGCCCCCGAACCTCATCCTCTACAAGTACATGCTCAAGAACGCGTTCACGGCCACCCTGACCGTCCTGGGGCTGAGCTACGGCTTCCTGCTGGGCAACGCGTTCCTGGTGGAGGCGGTGTTTGCCTGGCCCGGGCTGGCGTTTTACGGGGTGGACGCCCTGCGCTTCAAGGACTTCAACGGCGTCATCGCCGTCACCCTGGTCATCGGAGCCGCCTACGCCGTGGTCAACCTGCTCACCGACATCCTCTACGGATACTTCGACCCCCGGGTGCGCTATGGCTGAGGCCGCCGCCGTTCCCTCCCTGCGCGCGGTGCGCGCCGACGAGTGGCGCAAGATGTGGGCGCGCTTCCGCCAGTCGTCGCTGTCCCTGGTGGGGGCCGGCATCGTGGCCGCAGTGGTCGCGGGGGCGATCTTCGCTCCGGTCCTCGCCCCCTACCCCCGCCACGCCGGGGTCTTCGTGGACTTCGACCACGCCCTGCGGCCCCCCAGCGCCCGCAACTGGCTGGGGACCGATGACGCCGGCAGGGACATCCTGTCCCGCATCCTGTTTGGCGCGCGCATCTCCCTGGCCCTGGGGGTGGCCGTCCTGGCCCTTGCGGTCGCCGTCGGAGTGCCCCTGGGCGTGGTGGCGGGCTATTTTGGCGGGCGGGTCGGGGACGTGATCATGCGGGTGACCGACGTCTTCCTGGCCGTGCCGCCCATCGCCCTGGCCCTGGCGGTGACCGCCGCCCTGCGCCCCACCCTCACCACCGCCATGGTCGCCATCGCGTTTGCCTGGTGGCCGTGGTACACGCGGCTGGTGTACGGGCAGGTCCTGTCGCTGCGGGAGCAGCAGTTCGTCGAGGCCAGCCGCGCGGTGGGGGCGTCGGCATGGCGCATCGCCTTCCGGGAGATCCTGCCCAACACCTGGTCGCCGGTGATCGTGAAAGCCACCCTGGACATGGGGTTTGTGATTCTTACCGCCTCCGGCCTCAGCTTCCTCGGGCTGGGGGCACAGCCGCCGACCCCCGAGTGGGGGACGATGATCGCCGAGGGGCGGAACTACCTGCCCGGCGCCTGGTGGGCGGCCACCTTCCCGGGACTGGCCATCTTCCTGACGGTGCTGGGATTCAACCTGCTGGGCGACGGGCTGCGGGATGTCTTTGACGTGGAGATCGAGCAGTGGCGGGCCGGGAGCTGAGGGGGACGGGCGGGCGGGCTCAGGACAGCGCCGTCCAGCGTCCGTTGCTGGCGGTCGAGGATCTGGTGGTGCAGTTCCGGCTGTACGAGGGGGTGGCGCGGGTCCTCAACGGCGTCCGCCTGACCGTCGGCCGGGGGGAGCGGGTGGCCCTGGTGGGCGAGACCGGCTGCGGCAAGTCCCTGACCGCCAGAGCCATCCTGGGCCTGCTGCCTCCCGCGGCCCGGGTGTCGGGCCGCATTCTGTGGGAGGGCACCGACCTGCTGTCCCTGTCCGAGCGGGCTCTGCAGGCCATCCGCGGACGGCAGATCGCCCTGGTCTTCCAGGATCCCGGAACGGCGCTGAATCCGGTGTTCACCGTCGGCGAGCAGATGCTGGACGTGGCCGCCTGGCAGGGAGCCCCTCGCGCGCGGCTGCTGGGCCGCTCCGACGGCGCCCTGCGCCGCCGCTGCCTGGAGATGCTGCGGGTGGTGCGCATTCCCGACCCGGAGGGCATCTGGCACCGCTACCCGGTGGAACTGTCCGGGGGGATGCGCCAGCGGGTGCAGATCGCCCTGGCGCTGCTGGGAGATCCCCGGCTGCTGATCGCCGACGAGCTGGGCACCGCCCTGGACGTCTCCATCCAGGACCAGATCCTGCAGGAACTGGGCGACCTGGTGCGCACCCGGGGACTGTCGGTGCTGTACATCACCCACAACCTGGGGGTGGCGCGCACGGTCAGCGACCGGATCTGCGTCATGTACGCCGGGGAGATCGTGGAAACATCGCCCACGGCGGATCTGTTCCGCCGCCCCCTCCACCCCTACTCCCAGGGCTTGCTGGCCGCGGTCCCGCGGCTGGACGGCCGCATCGGCGAGGGGATCGACGGGCGCATCCCCGACTACACGGCGCCACCGCCGGCCTGCCGGTTCGCCCCCCGCTGCCCCTTCCGCATGGAGATCTGCGACCGGGTGCGCCCCACCCTCCTGGAGGCGGAGGCGGGCCGGCAGGTGGCCTGCCATCTGTACCCGCGGGAGGGCACCTGATGGCTCTGCTGGAGGCCCGCGACCTGACCAAGCACTTCCCTCTCACCGCCGGGCTGCTGCGCCGTGTGGTGGGGGTCGTGCGGGCCGTGGAGGGAGTCAGCCTCGCGGTGGAGGCCGGCCAGACCCTGGGGCTGGTGGGAGAGACCGGGTCGGGCAAGACCACCCTGGGTCGGCTGCTGGTCCGGCTGCTGCCGCCGACCGCCGGCCGCATCCTGTTCGACGGGCGCGACATCACGGACCTGGGCGACGCGCAGCTGCGGGAGGTACGCCGCCACCTGCAGATGGTTTTCCAGAACCCGGCGTCCGCGCTGAATCCCCGCAAGCGCGTGAAGGACATCGTCGAAGACCCCCTGGTCGTCCACGGGCTGGGCGGGCCCCTGCAGAGGCTGCGGCGGGTCGCCGAGCTGCTGGACCTGGTGGAACTGCCCCCTGGGCAGTTCCTGTTCCGCTACCCCCACGCCCTCAGCGGCGGCCAGCGGCAGCGGGTGGCCATCGCGCGCGCCCTGGCCCTGCACCCCAAGGTGGTGGTCCTCGACGAGCCCACCTCCGCCCTGGACGTCTCGGTGCAGGCCAAGATCATCGCCCTGCTGAGGCGGCTGCAGCGGGAGCTGGGCCTGACCTACCTGTTCATCTCCCACGACCTGAGCCTGGTGCGGGCCGTGGCGGATGTGGTGGCGGTCATGTACCTGGGCCGGATCGTGGAGGTGGCGCCCGCCGACGTCCTCTTCCGCCGCCCCGCCCACCCCTACACCCGGGCGCTGTTGTCGGCGATCCCCACGGTCTCCGATGAGGAGCGCGCGCTGATCCCGGAGAAGATCGTCCTGGGGGGCGAGATTCCCAGCGCCGCCCGGGTGCCCCCCGGGTGCAGCTTCCACCCCCGCTGCTACGCGCGCATCGAGGGGTGCGACCGGGTGGTCCCCGAACTGCTTTCGATCGGTCCCCACCACCAGGTGCGCTGCATCCTCTACGATCCCCGCTCAGGAGCGGCGGCCCGGCTGGCTCTGGCCGCCCACCGGCTGCCGGCGCCGGCCGGCGGCCCGCCTGGGTCCGGTCCGGGGCCGTCGGCCGCGTCAGGAGGAGGAACGCCGTGAGGTACCGCGCGGCGATAGACATCGGAGGCACGTTCACCGACCTGGTCCTGCTGGATCAGGCCGCCGGACGCCTGCACCGGCACAAGGTCCTGACTACCCCCCGGGCGCCGGACGAAGGAGCCTTGACCGGCCTGCAGCAGCTGTGCGCCCGCGCCGGCATTGCGGTGGCCCGGCTGGACACCGTCATCCACGCCACCACCCTGGTCACCAACGCGCTGCTGGAGCGCACCGGGGCGCCCACCGCGCTGCTGACCACGGCGGGGTTCCGGGACATTCTGGAGATGGGCAAGGAGCAGCGCTACGACATCTACGACCTGTTCCTGCGCTACCCTGAGCCCCTGGTGCCCCGCCGCTGGCGCGCGGGCATCCGCGAGCGGATCACCCGGGACGGCGAGGTGCGGTTGCCGGTGGATCTCGACCAGGTGCGCCGGGTCCTGCGGTCCCTGGTGCGCCAGGGCGTGCAGGCGGTGGCGGTGTGCTTCTTGCACGCCTACCGCAACCCGGCCCACGAGCAGCAGGTCGGCCGCCTGATCCACGACGAGTTCCCGCACCTGGCGGTGTCGCTGAGCAGCGAGGTCAGCCCGGAGATTCGCGAGTACGAGCGCACCAGCACCACCGTCTGCAACGCCTACGTGCAGCCGCTGGTGGACCGCTACCTGCGGCGGCTGGAAGAGGCCCTGGCCGCCGAGGGATTCGCCGGACGGCTGCTGCTGATGCTGTCGTCGGGCACCCTGGCCGCCCCGGACCTGGCCCGGCGGTTCCCCGTGCGTCTGCTGGAGTCCGGGCCGGCCGCCGGGGCCCTGCTGGCCGGCCACCTGGGCCGGCGGCTGGGGCGGTCGGACCTGGTGGCATTCGACATGGGTGGGACCACCGCCAAAGTGTGCCTGGTCCGCGACGGCCGCCCCGCGGTGACCTCCCTGCTGGAGGCGGCGCGGGTCCACCGTTTCAAGCCCGGCTCGGGCATCCCGGTCAAGACTGCCGTCGTGGACATGATCGAGATCGGCGCGGGCGGGGGCAGCATCGCCGGCGCGGACGCCATGGGCCTGCTGCGGGTCGGCCCCCGCAGCGCCGGCGCGGATCCCGGGCCGGCCTGTTACGGCCGCGGGGGACAGGAGGCCACGGTCACCGACGCCTGCGTGGTCCTGGGCTACTACGACCCGCAGGCCTTTCTGGGCGGGGCGATGCCGCTGGACGCGGAGGCCGCCCGCGCGGCGGTGGCGCGGGTCGGGGAGAAGGTGGGGCTGGACCCGGTGGCTGCCGCCTGGGGAATCTTCGCCGTGGTCTGCGAGAGCATGGCGCAGGCGGCACGTCTGTACCTCATCGAGCGCGGCATGGATCCCCGCCGGTGTGCCCTGGTGGGCTTCGGGGGCGCGGGGCCGGCGGCGGCGGCGCGGGTGGCACGGCTGCTGGGGATGCGGCAGGTCATCATCCCCCCGGCGTCGGGGCTGGCGTCGGCCGTGGGCCTGCTGGTGGCCCCCCCGGGCGTGGACCTGGGCCGCTCGCTGGCCGGCCAGCTGCAGGAGCTGGACTGGGATGCGGTCGAGCGGATGCTGTCCGAGATGGAATCCGCCGGCACGGAGGTGGTGATCGCCGCCGGGGGGGAGGCTGCGGCCGTGACCAGCGAGCGTCGGGTGGAGATGCGCTACCTGGGCCAGTTCCACGACATCGAGGTCGCCGTGCCCGACCATCTGGGCCCCGACGCCGCCCGTGTCCTGCGGGACCGCTTTGACGCCGAGTACGCCCGCCTGTACGGCCTGGCTCTGGACGGCTACCCGGTGCAGGCGCTGAACTGGCGGGTACGGGTGAGCGCTCCGGCGCCCCCGGTGGACCTGGGGGCCGATGGCGGCGGGCGGAGCCGCCCGGCGCTGCGGGGCCGCCGGCCCATCTACCTTCCCGAGCGCGGATTCGCGCCGGCCGCGGTCTACGACCGGGCGGCGCTGGCCGGGGGCGCGACGGTGGAGGGGCCGGCGGTGGTGGAGGAACCCGAAGCCACCACGCTGCTGTGGCCGGGAGACCGCCTGGTGGTGGACGCTCAGGGGCATCTGATCCTCACGGTGGGGGAGACGACGCGATGACGGTCCGGACCTTCGATCCGGTAGCCCTGGAGATCATGTGGAGCCGGTTGATCAACATCACCGAGGAGTGCTGGGTCACCATCTGGCGCACGGCGTTCTCCACCATCATCGGGGAGGCCCAGGACTTCGGGTGCGAGTTGCTGGACGAACACGCCCACTCCATTGCCCACTCGCCGCGCTCGATGCCGGTGTTCAACCTGACCCTCCCCCAGGCCGTGCGGGCGCTGTACGAGGCGTTCCCGCCGGAGGAACTGGAAGACGGCGACGTGCTGGTGACCAACGATCCCTGGGTGTGCGCCGGCCACCTGTTCGACATCGCGGTGGTGACGCCGGTCTTCCGCCGGGGCCGCCTGGTGGGCCTGGTCGGATCCATCGGCCACTGTTCGGACATCGGCGGCACCAAGGACTCCGGCCGCGCCCGGGAGGTGTACGAGGAAGGCCTGCAGATCCCGCCGATGAAGCTGTACCGGGCCGGGCGGCTGAACGCCGACCTGGCCCAGGTGATCCGTCGCAACGTCCGCCACCCCCAGATGGTGTTCGGGGACATCCAGGCCCAGGTGAGCGCCAACCACGTGGGGGCCCGGCGGCTGCTGCAGTTCATGGACGAGTATGAGCTGGACTCCCTGGAGCCGCTGGCCCGGGAGGTGCAGGCGCGGGCGGAGGCGGCCATGCGGGAAGCCATCGCCCGCATTCCCGACGGAACCTACACCAGCGAGGTCACCTTCCAGGTGGCGGGCCGGCGCCTGCGGCTGGGCTGCGAGATCGTGGTGGCGGGGGACGAGCTCACCGTGACCTGGGACGCGCCCCCCGAACTCCCCTACGGCGGGGTGAACTGCACCGCCACCTACACCGCCGCCCACACCACCTACGCCCTGAAGTCCATCCTGACCCCCGAGATCCCCAGCAACGCCGGCTGCTTCCGGCCCCTGCGCGTGCGCGCCCCGGAGGGCAGCGTCCTGGCCTGCCGGTATCCGGCGTCGGTGAACCAGCGGACCATGGTGGGGTGGTTCTGCGGGCCGGCGGTCTTCCGGGCGCTGGCGCCTGTCCTGCCCGACCGGGTCCAGGCGTTCACGGGCCTGCCGGGGTTCTGCGCCGCCTACGGCCGGGACGCCCGCGGCCGCGTCTTCAACGACCACATCATGTTCGGCGGAGGCCAGGGGGCCGGCCGGCACGCCGACGGGGTGTCCGCGCTGCTGTACCCCACCTCCGCGGCCAACGTGCCGGTGGAGATGTTCGAGCAGCGCACGCCGCTGCTGGTGGAGCGCAAGGAGTTCATCCCCGACTCCGGGGGTCCGGGTGAGCACCGCGGCGGCCTGGGCCAGCGGGTGGTGCTGCGCAAACTCTACGACGACGGGCTGCCGGTACTGTGCCAGGTCCTGCCCCACGGCCTGGGATCGCCCCAGGAGGGCCTGCTGGGCGGGCGGGCCGGGGGACCCGCTGCCTACCGGATCCGCGGCCGGGTGCTGGCCCGGACCGAAGGACTCACCCAGCTGGTGGAACTGCGTTCTCCCACAGACGTCGTGGTCCTGGATGCAGCCGGCGGGAGCGGATTCGGCGACCCGCGCCGCCGCCCGCCGGACCTGCTGGAGTGGGACCTGCGCGAAGGCTACATCACCCCCCGGGGGCTGGCCGCCTACGGGGCGCGTCTGCGCAGCGGGCGGATTGTCCGCACCCCCACAGCCCGTCCGCGCCGCCGGCGACGGCCGCCTTCCCGTCGAGCCGGCTGACGGCACACGGGCGCCACACCCGGCCGCAGTTTGCCTGCGCTAACATCCGGCGTTCTGCCGCGGGCTCACGGGCGGGCCCGCCGGCAGGAGCCGCCGCGCGGCCCGCGCGAATTGACCGTATGCGGACCCTGGCGCAGTTCCCCGGACACGGGAGAAGACACAACCGGAGGGGATGGCTCTCATGAGATCGCGGGCAACGGTGCTGACTGTGCTGCTGGCCGCCGCGCTGGTGGCCGGAGCGGTGGGAACGGCTCAGACCCAGCCGCGGCCGGGCTGGCCGCGGTCGGTGACCATCGGATCGGCGTCCATCGGCGGTGTCTACTTCGTGGTGGCCGGCGGGTGGGCGCGGGTCATCGGCGAGAAGATGGGCCTGGCGGCCACCAACCGGGTCACCGGCGGCCCGGTCCAGAACATCCAGCTGGTCCAGGCCAAGGAGATCGAGCTGGGGATGACCACCACGGGGCCGCTGTACGAAGCCCTGCAGGGCATCGGCGAGTTCGCCGGCAAGAAGATGGACGCGGTCCGCGTGATCTTCCCCATGTACACCTCCTACGCCCACTGGATGGTCAGCGCCGATTCGGGCATCCGCTCGGTGGCGGACCTGTCCGGAAAGGTGGTGAGCCTGGGTCCCCGGGGCGGGTCGGCGGAGTTCGTGGGCGAGCGGGTCCTGCAGCTGTTCAACGTCAAGCCGCGCCGCATCGTCTACCTGGGGTTCGCCGACGGGGCATCGGCCATCCGGGACGGCGTGGTGGACGCCGCCTTCGGGGTCATCGGTGTCCCGGTCCCCGCGTGGGTGGAGGCGGCCATCACCCGGCCCATGCGGTTCTTCGGCTTCACCCGGGAGCAGATCGAGGTCCTGACATCCCGCTACCCCTACCTGGCCCGGGCGGCCATCCGGCCGGGGGTGTACCGCGGGCAGGATGAGGCGATCCAGACCGTGCAGATGTGGAACGCGGCCATCGTGCACCGGGACATGCCCGAGGACTTCGTCTACGAACTGACCAAGGTCATGCTCACCAACCGGGAGTTCCTGGCCACGGTGCATCCCACGGCCCACGAGATGCTGCCGGTGAACATCTTCTACATCAAGATGCCGATGCACCCGGGCGCCATCCGCTACTTCCGGGAGCAGGGGGTGACCCTCGCCCCCGAACACATCCCGCCCGAGATGAAGAGGTAGCCCCCGCCCGGAGTCGTGTGGTGAGCCCGGACCGATCCGCCCTCCCGGTCGATACCGAGACCCTCGGCCAGGTACCCGAGGTGCCGTCGCGCGTGCTGTCGCCGCGCCTGCGGGCCCTGGTGCGGGCCATCGCCGTGGCGATGGCTGTCTACCACATCGTCCAGCTGGGGCGGCTGTTCGGCATCGTCACTGATCCCCAGAAGCTGTTTGCGGTCCACGTCACCTTCGTGGTGGTCCTGGCGTTCCTGGTCATCCCCGGCCGCCGCGGCCAGCAGACGCCCACCGTGCTGGACTGGCTGCTCATCGCGGCGACCCTGGTGGTCCTGGTTTACGTGTTTGTGACCTTCGAGGATCTGACGCAGCGGGCGGGAGTCTTCCCCACCCGGGGGGATGTGATCGTCGGCACCCTGCTCCTGATCGTGACCACGGAGGCCGCCCGGCGGGCGACAGGGTGGTCGCTGCCGATCATGGGGCTGGCGTTCGCCCTCTACCCCTTCCTGGGCCCGTATCTGCCGGGCCTGCTGACCCACAAGGGGTTCTCGTTCAGGACGGTGGTATCATTCCTGTTCAGCGACAACGGCATCTATGGCGTGCCGGTCCAGGTGTCGGCCCGGGACGTCTACCTGTTCATCCTGTTCGGGGCGTTCATCGAGGCCTCCAACATCGGCAAGTTCATCGTGCAGGCCGCCCTCAGCGTGGCCGGCAGCCGCCGGGGTGGCCCGGCCAAGGTCTCCATCCTCACCAGCGCCCTGTTCGGCACCGCCAGCGGGTCGTCAGCCGCCAACGTGATGGTGGACGGGGTGATCAACATCCCGCTGATGAAGGCCACCGGCTTCACCGGACCGGTGGCCGCCGGCATCGAGGCCATGAACAGCACCGGCGGCCAGATCGTCCCGCCCATCATGGGCGCCGCCGCGTTCCTGATGGCCGACATCCTGGCGATCCCCTACTCCCAGGTGGCGGTGGCGGCCGTGGGCCCGGCGCTGCTGTACTACGTGGCGGCTTACTGGATGATCGACCTGTACGCGTCCTCCCGGGGCCTGCGGGGGCTGTCCCGGCACGAGCTGCCCCGGTTCCGGGAGGTGATGGTCCAGCACGGCTACCTGCTGGTGCCCATCATCGTGCTGCTCTACATGATCATGGTGGTGGGTGCGGCGCCCGCCCGCGCCGCCCTGTATGCGCTGGCCACCGCCTTTCTCTTCTCCCTGGTCCGCCCCGACACGCGGCTGGGCCTGCGCAAGATCGTCTCCGCCATGGAGGAGGGGGCCAAGCGCATCATCGAGATCGGCGTCTCCTGCGCCTCCGCCGGGGTTATCGTGGGCATCCTGGCCCTGACGGGGCTGGGCGGGAAGTTCTCCGAGCTGCTCATCAATCTCTCGGGCGGCAACCTGCTGCTGGGGCTGGTGGCCACCATGGTGGCCGCCCTGATCCTGGGCATCGGGCTGCCGACCACGGCGGCGTACGCCATCGCCGCCAGCACCCTGGCCCCCGCCCTGATCCGGATGGGCGCCCTCCCCCTGGCGGCCCACATGTTCATCTTCTACTTCTCCATCATCTCGGCGGTGACGCCGCCGGTGGCGTTTGCCTCCTTCGCCGCCGCCAGCATCGCCCGGGCGCCCATGTGGGAGTCGTCGGTGGAATCGATGCGGTTCGGCCTGGCGGGCTACATCGTGCCGTTCATGTTCGTGTACGGGCCCGCGATCCTGCTGGGACAGCGCCCGTGGCCGGAGACCGTCCTGGCCCTGGCCACGGGCAGCCTGGGCACCCTGTGCCTGGCGGGCGCGGTCATCGGTTATCTGATCCGCCCCGCCACCCTGCCCGAGCGCGCCGCCCTGCTGGCGGCGTCGCTGCTGCTCATCCGTCCCGGGGTAGCCACCGATCTGGCCGGACTGGTGCTGCTGGCCGCCGTGCTGGCGGTCCAGCGGAGCCGTCCGGCGCGGGTCCCGGCGACCGAACCCGTGGGAAACGCCCCGTCGCAGTAGCCCCGTCGCGCCGGCTCAGGCCGGTCCTCCCAGGTAGGCGCGCCGGAGACGGGCATCCTCTCAGGATCCCTCAGAACCTGTCCACCCGGAACGGGTCGGCGGACACCCGCGGCGCCCGCCCGCCCACCAGGTCCGCCAGCAGGCGGCCGGTGCCGGGCGCCAGGGTGAA encodes the following:
- a CDS encoding ABC transporter substrate-binding protein; translated protein: MRTRVLPTVGIVLLGLALAAAVPVAGVSQPREVTFTYIEQQIVTSIDPQGAVDESSLHAAINMYDPLVYPNVEQGTMAPRPHVAESWTVSPDGRRYTFRLRRGIKFHSGRELTAEDVAWSMDRLLRIKKGFYWVFAPVLEPGSTRAVDRYTVRFDLKEPYAPFLGALELFFIMDKDLIMANLRPGPFGEFGDYGAALLERQDAGSGPYRMERWDRATELVLAAFPDYWRGWKPGQVTRVSYKIVVEEATVKTLLRSGQADMVNQWLSPPSFAELKGTPGIVVKEDPTVQLFHLQMNTKKPPLDNVKIRQAISYAFDYDKAIQQIFLGATRARGPVPVRTPGWNPAVPVYTRNVARARQLLAEAGVRPGQLTLEYVWVTSVPMERLIGLLLQSNLEEIGIRLDIVGELWARVVERATKAETTPHITAIFDTLKYPHVDSHTYGMYHPSCWGTFRCMSWYENPEVTRVLEAARRAVDSAQQTRMYQEAQVLIVRDAPSIYVANPLHRIAFRDYVKGYRYVGLLGFDVNFWDFTIAR
- a CDS encoding ABC transporter permease, producing the protein MSFRAYLLRRTLHLMPVLLGLSVLIFVISRVIPGDPVRLALGLEATDEQVAQLRRQLGLDRPLAVQYLSYVAGVLRGDFGYSLRTHRSVTRDILEALPATVELTTVAMLLAVAVGIPLGVLAAVRKDQAPDHISRILALVGVALPRFWLAILLQLLLAYHLRWLPTIGRGPAPPLQVTGLYLVDSLLAGRLDAFWTSLRHLAMPALALSVGTLAQVMRLIRAGMIEEMRRDYALAARSYGLPPNLILYKYMLKNAFTATLTVLGLSYGFLLGNAFLVEAVFAWPGLAFYGVDALRFKDFNGVIAVTLVIGAAYAVVNLLTDILYGYFDPRVRYG
- a CDS encoding ABC transporter permease, coding for MAEAAAVPSLRAVRADEWRKMWARFRQSSLSLVGAGIVAAVVAGAIFAPVLAPYPRHAGVFVDFDHALRPPSARNWLGTDDAGRDILSRILFGARISLALGVAVLALAVAVGVPLGVVAGYFGGRVGDVIMRVTDVFLAVPPIALALAVTAALRPTLTTAMVAIAFAWWPWYTRLVYGQVLSLREQQFVEASRAVGASAWRIAFREILPNTWSPVIVKATLDMGFVILTASGLSFLGLGAQPPTPEWGTMIAEGRNYLPGAWWAATFPGLAIFLTVLGFNLLGDGLRDVFDVEIEQWRAGS
- a CDS encoding ABC transporter ATP-binding protein encodes the protein MAGRELRGTGGRAQDSAVQRPLLAVEDLVVQFRLYEGVARVLNGVRLTVGRGERVALVGETGCGKSLTARAILGLLPPAARVSGRILWEGTDLLSLSERALQAIRGRQIALVFQDPGTALNPVFTVGEQMLDVAAWQGAPRARLLGRSDGALRRRCLEMLRVVRIPDPEGIWHRYPVELSGGMRQRVQIALALLGDPRLLIADELGTALDVSIQDQILQELGDLVRTRGLSVLYITHNLGVARTVSDRICVMYAGEIVETSPTADLFRRPLHPYSQGLLAAVPRLDGRIGEGIDGRIPDYTAPPPACRFAPRCPFRMEICDRVRPTLLEAEAGRQVACHLYPREGT
- a CDS encoding ABC transporter ATP-binding protein; translation: MALLEARDLTKHFPLTAGLLRRVVGVVRAVEGVSLAVEAGQTLGLVGETGSGKTTLGRLLVRLLPPTAGRILFDGRDITDLGDAQLREVRRHLQMVFQNPASALNPRKRVKDIVEDPLVVHGLGGPLQRLRRVAELLDLVELPPGQFLFRYPHALSGGQRQRVAIARALALHPKVVVLDEPTSALDVSVQAKIIALLRRLQRELGLTYLFISHDLSLVRAVADVVAVMYLGRIVEVAPADVLFRRPAHPYTRALLSAIPTVSDEERALIPEKIVLGGEIPSAARVPPGCSFHPRCYARIEGCDRVVPELLSIGPHHQVRCILYDPRSGAAARLALAAHRLPAPAGGPPGSGPGPSAASGGGTP
- a CDS encoding hydantoinase/oxoprolinase family protein, yielding MRYRAAIDIGGTFTDLVLLDQAAGRLHRHKVLTTPRAPDEGALTGLQQLCARAGIAVARLDTVIHATTLVTNALLERTGAPTALLTTAGFRDILEMGKEQRYDIYDLFLRYPEPLVPRRWRAGIRERITRDGEVRLPVDLDQVRRVLRSLVRQGVQAVAVCFLHAYRNPAHEQQVGRLIHDEFPHLAVSLSSEVSPEIREYERTSTTVCNAYVQPLVDRYLRRLEEALAAEGFAGRLLLMLSSGTLAAPDLARRFPVRLLESGPAAGALLAGHLGRRLGRSDLVAFDMGGTTAKVCLVRDGRPAVTSLLEAARVHRFKPGSGIPVKTAVVDMIEIGAGGGSIAGADAMGLLRVGPRSAGADPGPACYGRGGQEATVTDACVVLGYYDPQAFLGGAMPLDAEAARAAVARVGEKVGLDPVAAAWGIFAVVCESMAQAARLYLIERGMDPRRCALVGFGGAGPAAAARVARLLGMRQVIIPPASGLASAVGLLVAPPGVDLGRSLAGQLQELDWDAVERMLSEMESAGTEVVIAAGGEAAAVTSERRVEMRYLGQFHDIEVAVPDHLGPDAARVLRDRFDAEYARLYGLALDGYPVQALNWRVRVSAPAPPVDLGADGGGRSRPALRGRRPIYLPERGFAPAAVYDRAALAGGATVEGPAVVEEPEATTLLWPGDRLVVDAQGHLILTVGETTR